One region of Chlamydia psittaci 6BC genomic DNA includes:
- the rpiA gene encoding ribose 5-phosphate isomerase A, producing the protein MKEDPYLEVKKRLAFEAAHLVEPGMLLGLGSGSTSREFIKAVANKHKQENLDIHAVASSKESYSLAMSLGIPLVNDEEFTEIDLAVDGADEIDPQLRMIKGGGGALFREKILLQSSRRRLILADESKHVQVLGKFGLPIEISPFGRSSIIATLESLGYLGKLRKHPHGGFFITNNGNYIYDIHTPNVYPHPEEDLLKLLQIHGIIEVGFVIANVEVWFGYANGQIGKKNTGRV; encoded by the coding sequence GTGAAAGAAGATCCCTATTTAGAAGTAAAAAAACGGTTAGCTTTTGAAGCGGCACACTTGGTGGAGCCAGGCATGCTGTTGGGGTTAGGGAGTGGCTCGACATCTAGAGAATTTATCAAAGCTGTTGCTAACAAGCATAAGCAAGAAAATTTAGATATTCATGCTGTTGCTTCTTCAAAAGAGTCGTATTCTCTAGCCATGAGTTTAGGCATTCCTTTAGTTAATGACGAAGAGTTCACCGAAATAGATCTTGCTGTTGACGGTGCTGATGAAATCGATCCTCAATTGCGTATGATTAAAGGTGGAGGTGGAGCGCTCTTTCGTGAGAAGATCTTATTACAATCCAGTCGTCGACGGTTGATACTTGCAGATGAAAGTAAACATGTTCAGGTTTTAGGGAAATTTGGTCTTCCTATAGAAATTAGCCCTTTTGGTAGATCTTCTATTATTGCTACTTTGGAAAGTTTGGGGTATCTAGGGAAGTTAAGGAAACATCCTCATGGAGGATTTTTTATCACCAATAACGGAAATTATATTTACGATATTCATACTCCAAATGTATATCCTCATCCCGAGGAAGACCTGCTGAAGCTGCTACAAATTCATGGTATTATTGAAGTCGGGTTTGTTATAGCGAACGTTGAGGTATGGTTTGGTTATGCCAACGGTCAGATTGGTAAAAAGAACACCGGTAGAGTATGA
- a CDS encoding Nif3-like dinuclear metal center hexameric protein — MKVADLLVYLNDLLSPESFPDYCPNGLQVGSPGSDIQKIAVGVTADLPAIRAAIEIEANVLIVHHGLFWKGMPYPITGMLYDRIQYLIKHDIQLLAYHLPLDAHPLIGNNWKVAHDLQWTNLQPFGSFLPHLGVQGSFSPTPIKLFIENLSAYYQSPIKAQALGGKEIISSAALISGGAYKELSQAILCNVDCFITGNFDEPAWSTAMENHLHFLAFGHTATEKVGPKALAHYLQTHLQIPSTFIDTDNPF, encoded by the coding sequence ATGAAAGTTGCTGATCTCCTAGTCTACTTAAACGACCTACTCTCTCCGGAATCATTTCCTGATTACTGTCCTAACGGACTGCAAGTAGGCAGCCCAGGTTCTGATATTCAAAAGATAGCAGTTGGAGTAACTGCAGATTTGCCCGCTATACGGGCTGCTATTGAAATAGAAGCTAATGTCTTGATTGTACATCACGGCTTATTCTGGAAAGGCATGCCCTATCCCATCACAGGCATGCTCTATGATCGAATACAATACTTGATCAAACATGACATACAATTACTCGCCTATCACCTACCCCTGGATGCTCATCCCCTTATCGGGAATAACTGGAAGGTAGCTCATGATTTGCAATGGACCAATCTTCAACCTTTCGGAAGCTTTCTTCCCCATCTTGGAGTTCAAGGCTCCTTCTCTCCTACGCCCATAAAACTATTTATAGAAAACTTGTCCGCCTACTACCAATCTCCAATAAAAGCTCAAGCGCTTGGTGGGAAAGAAATCATTTCTTCTGCAGCACTGATTTCTGGAGGAGCATATAAAGAGCTATCTCAAGCTATTCTTTGCAACGTAGATTGCTTTATCACGGGAAATTTTGATGAACCCGCATGGTCTACGGCTATGGAAAATCATTTGCACTTTCTAGCTTTTGGACATACCGCAACAGAAAAAGTAGGACCAAAAGCTCTTGCTCATTACTTACAAACACACTTACAAATTCCCTCAACATTTATTGATACCGACAATCCATTTTAA
- a CDS encoding DUF1389 domain-containing protein, with product MHPLQSPSHLGSNAASILVIKERKAQTCIADSLRKHAFAIANSVFLALITTFATLMICGLTQPLIILGLVISIILLGVSCGLLIYRGDKLKLKPSIPQGFASIIQREFPSVIYDFVVQGKLSLQELRAVISGLSSGNFVFPSQKCQEKVEKFGLKRLQAACQGIDLPDLEKLLLKSCPLYFMGKFIDLGSRELPNAEGMEPEVYWVCRTGLSSCLDTAFHHYPWLFSRVVSESEYQSLLNHAHNNTWNEAQPIVEGIRSRLIAVLPHVFVDSFHVDHSWVSCCLNTYQWDWLLFLCKHGVSWEQLQLLKEVECRDMVFLSLFNEANGGMNLARLMPVTYPYMHQEGSEFDSSLALLTWDEWIHYYEENKESPTWHFYDQTLAFFNKSSSRELVERRSLSHIPIYSLNRTTGERTLN from the coding sequence GTGCATCCTTTACAATCACCTTCTCATTTAGGATCTAATGCTGCTTCGATATTAGTAATCAAAGAACGTAAGGCGCAGACGTGTATTGCGGATAGTTTACGTAAACATGCTTTTGCTATAGCGAATAGTGTTTTTCTTGCTTTAATTACTACTTTCGCAACTTTGATGATTTGTGGGTTAACTCAACCGTTAATTATCCTGGGTTTGGTCATCTCTATCATTCTTTTGGGTGTCTCTTGTGGGTTATTGATTTATCGTGGGGATAAGTTAAAGTTGAAACCTTCTATTCCGCAAGGTTTTGCTTCTATAATTCAACGTGAATTCCCTTCGGTTATTTATGATTTCGTGGTTCAGGGAAAGTTGTCTCTGCAAGAGTTGCGTGCAGTGATCTCGGGACTATCTTCTGGAAATTTTGTTTTCCCTTCACAGAAGTGTCAAGAAAAGGTAGAGAAGTTTGGTCTTAAGCGTTTACAAGCAGCTTGTCAGGGAATAGATCTTCCTGATTTAGAGAAGCTCTTATTAAAGAGTTGTCCTTTGTACTTTATGGGTAAGTTTATAGATTTGGGTTCTAGAGAGCTTCCTAATGCAGAGGGTATGGAACCTGAAGTGTATTGGGTATGTCGCACAGGATTATCTAGTTGCTTAGATACGGCTTTTCATCATTATCCTTGGCTTTTTTCTCGAGTAGTTTCTGAATCTGAATACCAAAGTTTATTAAATCATGCTCATAATAATACTTGGAATGAAGCGCAGCCTATAGTTGAAGGCATTCGTTCTCGACTTATCGCTGTTCTTCCACATGTGTTTGTTGATAGTTTTCATGTCGATCATAGTTGGGTGTCCTGTTGTTTAAATACCTACCAATGGGATTGGTTACTGTTCTTATGTAAACATGGTGTTTCTTGGGAGCAATTACAGTTACTTAAAGAGGTAGAATGTAGAGATATGGTCTTCCTTTCTTTATTCAATGAGGCAAATGGAGGCATGAATTTGGCACGCCTCATGCCTGTTACATACCCCTATATGCATCAAGAAGGCTCTGAGTTTGATTCTTCATTGGCTCTACTCACTTGGGACGAGTGGATTCACTATTATGAGGAGAACAAAGAAAGCCCTACATGGCATTTTTATGATCAGACCCTAGCATTCTTCAATAAGAGTAGTAGTCGAGAACTTGTAGAGAGACGCAGTCTCTCTCATATTCCTATTTATTCCTTAAATCGCACGACAGGAGAAAGGACGCTGAATTAG
- a CDS encoding DUF1389 domain-containing protein — protein MTCFSTFCCYSPSSLVDDSSHTCNSRRLYRCALAITNICFAILALVCAAFIVSGASELIVILGLVISLVLCGVLLVINLCCFRNSHVVVAHIVDSEMDGVGGSNQRSVTGLISETNLIGDSHVVGDVLEEELPLAVDKVDEESLASVSEVASDFHTAGEESMDGESTSILDTAFQLSSSSVDETLIREETDTADYNLGLLFDNSLTVDTETTLDAEGYVGEETLIPASFHSAIGRNYPGMIHQLCIQENLTIQELRLLIEGVNQGNSIESYPNSLKTKLQNFSFSQLQSESLGTGLRPLDDVLLKECPFYFINRLIALGDRTLPESHGLSPEVYWTSRRGFAHTSDTIFTPFIWILSRTVSREEYLTLLEHAENETWSQVQDIIVTLQRRIIDSISSTYQPSFSLRVFDLKSEVNKPNSFLYLCKHGVSWEQLQLFTKLDSRSIDFLCEIELQSRGGHLCRNMMSTFPYTQAVETSFDPHVTLFTWDEWIEDYQDSSSRSLRWRTHESTIQLLNRRRDGGEPLPEVSVDHTMLSGQPYYDYDMNTGARTRTH, from the coding sequence ATGACCTGTTTTAGTACTTTTTGTTGTTATTCTCCATCATCTTTAGTTGATGATAGTTCACATACTTGTAATTCACGGCGTTTATATCGGTGTGCTTTAGCGATCACTAACATTTGCTTTGCGATTCTTGCTCTTGTTTGCGCTGCTTTTATTGTTAGTGGAGCTTCTGAACTTATAGTGATTTTAGGTTTAGTGATTTCTTTAGTCCTTTGTGGAGTTCTCTTAGTAATTAATCTCTGTTGTTTTAGGAACTCTCATGTTGTCGTAGCGCATATCGTTGATTCAGAAATGGATGGGGTTGGTGGCTCCAATCAAAGAAGTGTAACAGGCTTAATTTCTGAGACCAATTTGATAGGAGATTCTCATGTTGTTGGAGACGTATTGGAAGAGGAGTTGCCTTTAGCTGTAGATAAAGTTGATGAAGAGTCTTTAGCTAGTGTTTCCGAGGTTGCGTCGGATTTTCATACTGCTGGAGAGGAGTCTATGGATGGGGAGTCAACGTCTATTTTAGATACTGCCTTTCAACTATCTTCTTCTAGTGTTGATGAGACCTTGATTAGAGAAGAAACAGATACAGCAGACTATAATTTAGGTTTGTTGTTTGACAATTCATTGACAGTAGATACAGAAACTACCCTTGATGCTGAGGGTTATGTAGGAGAAGAAACCCTAATTCCAGCTAGCTTTCACAGCGCAATTGGTAGAAATTACCCTGGAATGATTCATCAATTGTGTATTCAGGAGAATCTGACAATTCAAGAACTCCGCCTTCTTATAGAAGGAGTCAATCAAGGAAACTCTATTGAAAGTTACCCTAATAGCCTAAAAACAAAATTGCAGAATTTTTCCTTTTCCCAGCTACAAAGCGAATCTCTTGGTACTGGATTACGTCCTCTGGATGATGTTTTATTAAAAGAATGTCCTTTTTACTTTATCAATAGATTGATTGCCTTGGGAGATAGGACACTTCCTGAATCTCATGGATTATCTCCTGAAGTTTATTGGACAAGCCGTAGGGGATTTGCTCATACTTCTGATACAATCTTCACGCCTTTCATTTGGATTTTATCGCGCACAGTATCTAGAGAAGAATACCTCACGCTTCTTGAACATGCTGAGAATGAAACGTGGTCGCAAGTGCAGGATATCATTGTTACACTGCAACGTCGTATAATCGATAGTATAAGTAGCACATATCAACCAAGTTTCTCATTGAGAGTCTTTGATTTAAAATCGGAAGTAAATAAACCTAACTCTTTCCTTTACTTATGTAAACACGGAGTGAGTTGGGAGCAGTTACAGTTATTTACGAAATTAGATAGTCGTTCTATCGATTTTCTTTGCGAAATTGAATTGCAAAGTCGAGGGGGACATCTATGTAGAAATATGATGTCTACTTTCCCTTATACCCAAGCAGTGGAAACAAGCTTCGATCCTCATGTTACCCTATTTACATGGGATGAATGGATAGAAGACTATCAAGATAGCTCTAGTAGAAGTTTGAGATGGAGAACCCATGAATCCACAATCCAGTTGTTAAATCGTAGACGGGATGGGGGAGAGCCTTTACCAGAAGTCTCAGTGGATCATACTATGCTTTCCGGACAACCTTATTATGATTATGACATGAATACAGGAGCTAGAACGAGAACACATTAG
- a CDS encoding MlaE family ABC transporter permease yields MEAKKRARIFQILCVFPLELGRWMGFTCAVIKSFSWKKSLFRSISIQGYDIGVASLPVVMLTGAVTGIVLALQSYYQLGIHGLSCAIGFFVVKSILVEIGPVLTALALSGRVGGAISAFLGTMRMTEQVSAMETLGVNPLEYFALPRIIAGIMAMPALVIAAVWSGIFCGYLLCRYAFQLSAQVYLHMVSGNVFLSDIVMVIVKSLVFGFIITSLACYQGLGKHCRITDVAKVTTAGVVTSYISILFANCVITAFFHVLGY; encoded by the coding sequence ATGGAGGCAAAAAAACGCGCTCGTATTTTCCAAATACTTTGTGTTTTTCCTTTGGAATTAGGCAGATGGATGGGGTTCACTTGTGCAGTGATAAAAAGCTTCTCATGGAAGAAGAGCTTATTTCGTTCTATAAGTATTCAGGGTTATGATATCGGCGTAGCTTCTTTACCAGTCGTGATGCTTACTGGCGCTGTAACAGGAATCGTTTTGGCTTTGCAGTCCTATTATCAATTGGGAATACATGGATTGTCCTGCGCTATAGGATTTTTCGTGGTAAAAAGTATTTTAGTGGAAATAGGTCCTGTTCTTACCGCTCTCGCCCTTTCTGGAAGAGTAGGAGGAGCAATTTCTGCTTTCTTAGGAACTATGCGCATGACCGAACAAGTGAGCGCAATGGAAACTTTAGGAGTAAATCCCTTAGAATACTTCGCTTTACCAAGAATCATTGCAGGCATTATGGCTATGCCTGCTTTGGTCATTGCTGCAGTTTGGTCAGGGATCTTTTGTGGATACTTACTGTGTCGTTATGCTTTTCAATTGTCAGCACAGGTATATTTGCACATGGTCTCTGGGAATGTATTCCTATCCGATATTGTGATGGTCATTGTGAAGTCTTTAGTATTCGGATTTATTATCACCTCTTTAGCTTGTTATCAGGGATTAGGGAAGCATTGCCGCATTACAGATGTTGCTAAGGTAACTACTGCGGGGGTTGTGACTTCATATATTTCTATTTTATTTGCTAATTGTGTGATTACAGCATTCTTTCATGTTCTAGGTTACTAG
- a CDS encoding DUF1389 domain-containing protein: protein MSGDSISLDGRLRSAWISLSLRSKEHCPLDKLSHHAAAITSIVYSVFSGVFVFLLAYGFSHPLIIFGLVLSLCIVGITSVLALRRFLHELHHPLPSGFRRVLEKNYPRVICDLVFDHALNLKELRALLLCMSSGNFDLLPEECKGRVTAGDFERLHIACHGVQIPDLETLLLRNCPLYFINKFIQLGPRELPEAEHMEPEIYWVNRVGLSDVNLTAFHPCVWLLAHIVSQEEYITLLEHARHSTWNSIQDLVNAIRLRMNHSLEGMTEDENFTSLLACLNQAPAAWLLAFCKHGVSWEQLQLFKDVDCDLSLFLHTFDKSRVSGVLMELMLVVSRYIDEENIENFDPKIALLTLTEWMNYYYRDDQRMYGLHKGALQFFNKRSRHMLQQRNLSREHLNYYMLNKDTGDRFLKWIYSE, encoded by the coding sequence ATGAGTGGCGATAGTATCTCCCTAGATGGGCGTCTTCGGAGTGCTTGGATTTCTCTGAGTTTGAGAAGTAAAGAGCATTGCCCGTTAGATAAGTTATCTCACCATGCTGCGGCTATTACGAGTATAGTATATTCTGTCTTTAGTGGCGTTTTCGTGTTTTTACTTGCCTACGGATTTTCTCACCCCTTGATTATATTCGGCCTCGTCTTATCTTTGTGTATTGTCGGCATAACATCTGTTTTGGCATTGCGTCGTTTTTTGCATGAGTTACACCATCCTCTTCCTTCAGGATTTCGCCGCGTATTAGAGAAAAACTATCCTCGGGTTATTTGTGATTTAGTTTTTGATCATGCGCTTAATCTTAAAGAATTACGAGCTCTTCTCTTGTGTATGTCTTCGGGGAATTTTGATCTACTACCTGAGGAGTGTAAGGGGAGGGTGACAGCTGGTGATTTTGAGCGTTTACACATTGCTTGTCATGGGGTGCAGATTCCTGATTTAGAAACTCTATTATTAAGGAATTGTCCTTTATATTTCATAAATAAGTTTATCCAGCTTGGTCCTAGAGAACTGCCTGAAGCAGAACACATGGAGCCTGAGATCTATTGGGTGAATCGTGTGGGGTTGTCCGATGTGAACCTAACCGCTTTCCACCCTTGTGTTTGGTTATTAGCTCACATTGTTTCTCAGGAGGAATACATAACGTTATTAGAACATGCAAGACACTCTACTTGGAATAGCATTCAAGATCTTGTTAACGCGATACGTTTGAGGATGAACCATTCATTAGAGGGAATGACTGAAGATGAGAATTTTACGTCGTTATTGGCATGTCTGAATCAAGCTCCTGCGGCATGGTTGTTAGCATTTTGTAAACACGGAGTGTCTTGGGAACAATTGCAGTTATTTAAAGATGTAGATTGTGATTTATCACTTTTTCTTCACACATTCGATAAGTCACGAGTTAGTGGTGTGCTTATGGAGTTAATGCTTGTTGTTTCTCGCTACATTGATGAGGAGAACATCGAAAATTTCGATCCTAAAATTGCATTGCTTACTTTGACTGAGTGGATGAATTACTATTATCGAGATGATCAGCGTATGTATGGTCTCCATAAAGGAGCGCTGCAATTCTTTAACAAACGTAGTAGGCATATGTTACAACAACGTAACCTTTCACGAGAGCATCTCAATTACTATATGCTAAATAAAGATACAGGAGACAGATTTTTAAAGTGGATTTATTCAGAATAG
- a CDS encoding bifunctional nuclease family protein, producing MSIEKELLQDTPLVLLNFYKLVSFCHYAGIVLGTEEKKFAIYGHVSMGQAFQNSDPTHFALSRPLTHDLLNFVFSGFDIHVLRVVISDYKDNIFYTRMFLEQKQGDFLYVTDIDARPSDSIPLALTHKVPILCVKSVFDAAVAYEE from the coding sequence ATGAGTATAGAAAAAGAGCTGCTCCAAGATACCCCTTTGGTTTTACTGAACTTTTATAAGTTAGTCAGCTTTTGTCATTATGCAGGAATAGTCTTAGGTACCGAAGAAAAAAAATTTGCGATATATGGGCATGTATCTATGGGGCAGGCTTTTCAAAATTCCGATCCTACGCATTTTGCCTTGTCAAGACCATTGACCCATGATTTACTAAATTTTGTTTTTTCAGGTTTTGATATTCATGTATTACGTGTTGTAATTAGTGATTACAAGGATAACATTTTTTATACGCGTATGTTTTTAGAGCAAAAACAAGGGGATTTCCTCTATGTCACCGATATTGATGCTCGTCCGAGCGATAGCATCCCTTTAGCGCTTACACATAAAGTTCCTATTCTTTGTGTGAAGTCGGTGTTTGATGCTGCTGTAGCTTATGAAGAATAG
- a CDS encoding aspartate aminotransferase family protein: protein MSVIEESTMTYAEACRYFPGGVNSPIRACIPVGIVPTIVSSAYRDIFIDSFGKTFIDFCGSWGSLIHGHSHPKILDVICNSAPKGTSYGLTSENEISLAATLFSCLELTDNKVRFVSSGTEATMTAVRLACATTGRAIIIKFLGCYHGHSDVLLNGISIDESTIHQVPHIVDTYFSGNPYLPLNLILPYNDLQIFEEVMLQVGERVACVIFEPIAINMGVILPQPGFIEGVIATSRRFSALTIMDEVVTGFRMGIRGVRSIMDVDSDITVYGKILGGGMPVAAFLAHQRIMDHLLPLGKVFQAGTLSGNPIAMAVGKASIELCREVDFYPKLENLAQSFFAPIEEVIRNRGFPVSLVRAGSMFSFFFRETPPKNLSEVQECDQHMFGVFYRHVFAQGVYLSPASMEASFLSSVHSKENLAYTQNVLIDSLVKTFDSL, encoded by the coding sequence ATGTCAGTTATTGAAGAGTCAACCATGACTTACGCAGAAGCTTGTCGCTATTTTCCTGGAGGAGTCAATTCTCCGATACGTGCGTGTATTCCTGTGGGGATTGTTCCTACCATTGTCTCTAGTGCTTACCGCGATATTTTCATAGACAGTTTTGGTAAGACATTTATTGATTTTTGCGGGTCTTGGGGATCGTTAATACACGGTCATAGCCATCCAAAAATTTTAGATGTTATTTGTAATTCAGCACCTAAAGGCACCTCTTATGGTCTCACTTCAGAAAATGAGATTTCTCTAGCAGCTACCTTATTTTCCTGTTTAGAGTTAACGGACAATAAGGTGCGGTTTGTCTCATCTGGTACGGAAGCGACAATGACCGCTGTGCGTCTTGCTTGTGCAACTACAGGGCGTGCCATAATTATTAAATTTTTAGGATGCTATCATGGACATTCCGATGTTTTGTTAAACGGTATCTCCATAGATGAGAGCACTATACACCAGGTTCCTCATATTGTAGATACCTACTTTTCGGGAAATCCTTATTTGCCTCTGAATTTGATCTTGCCTTACAACGATTTGCAGATTTTCGAAGAAGTTATGCTTCAGGTGGGGGAACGCGTTGCCTGTGTCATTTTTGAACCTATAGCTATCAATATGGGGGTAATTCTCCCACAGCCTGGATTTATTGAGGGTGTTATCGCTACAAGTCGCAGGTTTTCAGCCCTAACGATTATGGATGAAGTGGTGACAGGATTTCGCATGGGAATTCGGGGTGTGCGCTCTATCATGGATGTAGATTCTGATATTACTGTGTATGGGAAAATCTTGGGAGGAGGTATGCCGGTAGCTGCATTCCTGGCGCACCAGAGGATTATGGATCATTTACTTCCTTTAGGAAAGGTATTTCAAGCAGGAACACTTTCTGGGAATCCTATTGCTATGGCTGTAGGAAAAGCTTCCATAGAGCTATGCCGTGAAGTAGATTTTTACCCTAAATTAGAGAACCTCGCACAAAGTTTCTTTGCTCCTATAGAAGAAGTCATTCGTAATCGAGGTTTCCCCGTATCTTTAGTGCGAGCCGGTTCGATGTTTTCATTTTTCTTTAGAGAAACACCCCCAAAAAATCTCAGTGAAGTGCAGGAATGTGATCAACACATGTTCGGAGTATTTTATCGTCATGTCTTTGCTCAGGGAGTGTATTTATCTCCAGCCTCCATGGAAGCGAGCTTTCTTTCTTCTGTACACAGTAAGGAAAATCTAGCCTATACTCAAAATGTGCTTATTGATAGTTTAGTGAAAACATTCGATAGCCTTTAA
- a CDS encoding YqgE/AlgH family protein, translating into MAKIPYAILEKGSLLLASPDTDQGVFARSVILLCEHSLNGSFGLILNKTLGLEIADDIFTVDKVSNNNIRFCMGGPLQANQMMLLHSCSEIPEQTLEICPSVYLGGDLSFLQEIASSETGPMINLCFGYSGWQAGQLEREFLDGNWFLAPASYEYVFTDCPENLWSMILKDLGGKYASLSTVPENLLLN; encoded by the coding sequence ATGGCTAAAATTCCCTATGCTATTTTAGAGAAAGGTTCGTTATTATTAGCTTCTCCTGACACAGATCAGGGAGTATTTGCTCGTAGTGTAATTTTGTTATGTGAGCATAGCCTCAATGGTTCTTTTGGTCTCATTTTAAATAAGACATTGGGTTTAGAAATAGCTGACGATATTTTTACTGTTGATAAAGTATCCAATAACAACATCCGTTTTTGTATGGGAGGTCCCTTACAAGCGAATCAGATGATGCTTTTGCATTCCTGTTCAGAAATTCCCGAACAAACTTTGGAAATTTGCCCTTCTGTATATTTAGGAGGGGATCTATCTTTTTTACAAGAGATCGCTTCTAGTGAGACAGGACCTATGATCAACCTATGTTTTGGTTATAGTGGTTGGCAAGCAGGACAATTGGAAAGAGAATTCCTAGATGGGAATTGGTTTTTAGCTCCTGCAAGTTATGAATATGTATTTACCGATTGTCCTGAAAATCTTTGGTCTATGATTCTTAAAGATTTGGGAGGTAAGTATGCTTCACTGTCTACAGTTCCTGAGAATCTGTTGTTAAACTAG
- the pepF gene encoding oligoendopeptidase F produces the protein MTIELNKPHVRPRSEISPQDCWDISPLYLNREAWETDLDSFGLKTDGSPTWPALQASQYQLENSESLLSLLTTLFSIERKLDKLYVYAHLVHDQDITNQEGIADLKSITHLCTLFAEEASWVQPALTSLSESLIAQHLSAPCLAPYRFYLEKIFRLSIHTGTPGEEKILASAFTPLEVASKAFSSLSDSEIPFGHATDSEGNSHPLSHALASLYMQSTDRELRKTAYLAQCERYHSYRHTFADLLNGKIQAHIFYAKNKRYNSCLEAALYHNNIPTTVYTNLMDIVKKNSSLITKYFSIKQQCLNLKDFHFYDVYAPLSQSEEKKYAFQEAVDLIYTSLSPLGTEYTDILKQGLTTQGWVDKYENLNKRSGAYSSGCYDSHPYILLNYTGTLYDVSVIAHEGGHSMHSYFSRKHQPFHDAQYPIFLAEIASTLNEMLLMDSMLKDSNSKEEKITILTRCLDTIFSTLFRQVLFASFEYDIHHAAEQGIPLTEEYLSSTYKNLQNEFYGEIITSDVLSHIEWARIPHFYYNFYVYQYATGIIAALCFLEKILNNEDNALNSYLNFLKSGGSDFPLEILKKSGLDMGTIDPIQKAFCFIERKIQELSSLI, from the coding sequence ATGACCATAGAATTAAACAAGCCACACGTTCGTCCAAGAAGTGAAATTTCCCCTCAAGATTGTTGGGATATCAGTCCCTTATATCTAAATAGAGAAGCATGGGAAACAGACCTGGATTCTTTCGGATTAAAAACAGACGGCTCACCTACATGGCCTGCTCTTCAAGCATCGCAATACCAACTTGAAAATTCAGAGTCTCTACTATCCTTATTAACTACACTCTTCTCTATTGAGAGAAAGTTGGACAAACTCTATGTTTACGCCCATCTCGTTCATGATCAGGACATTACAAACCAAGAGGGTATCGCAGATCTTAAATCTATCACACATCTCTGCACCTTATTTGCCGAAGAAGCCTCTTGGGTACAACCTGCTTTAACCAGCTTATCTGAATCTCTAATTGCTCAGCACTTATCGGCCCCTTGTTTAGCTCCCTATAGATTCTATTTAGAGAAAATCTTTAGACTATCTATACACACAGGCACTCCTGGAGAAGAAAAAATTCTTGCTTCTGCCTTTACTCCTCTTGAAGTAGCAAGTAAGGCATTTTCTTCTTTAAGTGACTCGGAAATTCCCTTTGGACACGCTACAGACTCAGAAGGTAACTCCCACCCTCTTTCTCACGCACTTGCTTCATTGTATATGCAATCCACAGATCGGGAATTACGAAAAACAGCCTACCTAGCACAATGTGAAAGATACCACAGTTACCGACATACTTTTGCAGACTTACTTAATGGAAAAATCCAAGCACATATATTTTACGCAAAAAATAAAAGGTATAACTCATGCTTAGAAGCTGCGTTGTACCACAATAATATCCCGACAACCGTGTACACGAACCTTATGGATATCGTGAAGAAAAATTCTTCGCTGATCACGAAGTACTTTTCCATTAAACAACAATGCTTAAATCTAAAAGATTTCCATTTTTATGATGTTTATGCTCCCCTAAGTCAGTCTGAAGAGAAAAAATATGCGTTCCAAGAAGCTGTAGATCTTATCTACACTAGCCTTTCTCCTCTAGGAACTGAATACACGGATATCTTAAAACAGGGGTTAACAACTCAAGGCTGGGTAGATAAATACGAAAATCTTAATAAACGCTCTGGAGCCTATTCTTCAGGATGTTACGATAGCCATCCTTATATCCTCCTAAACTATACGGGAACCCTTTATGATGTATCTGTAATTGCCCACGAAGGGGGGCACAGTATGCACTCGTATTTTAGTAGGAAACATCAACCTTTCCATGACGCTCAATATCCTATTTTCCTTGCGGAAATTGCTTCTACCTTAAATGAAATGCTTCTTATGGATTCCATGCTTAAGGACAGCAACTCAAAAGAAGAGAAAATCACCATTCTGACAAGATGTTTGGATACCATCTTCTCTACACTATTCCGTCAGGTATTATTCGCCTCTTTTGAATACGACATTCATCACGCAGCAGAACAAGGGATTCCTCTGACTGAAGAATACCTATCCTCAACTTACAAGAATTTACAAAATGAGTTTTACGGAGAAATTATCACATCTGATGTCCTCTCTCACATAGAATGGGCAAGAATTCCTCATTTCTACTACAATTTCTACGTATATCAATATGCAACGGGGATTATAGCCGCCCTGTGCTTTTTAGAAAAAATTCTTAACAACGAAGATAACGCTCTGAACTCGTATCTGAACTTTTTAAAAAGTGGTGGATCGGATTTCCCCTTAGAAATCTTAAAGAAATCAGGATTAGACATGGGCACAATTGACCCAATCCAAAAGGCTTTTTGTTTTATCGAGAGAAAAATTCAAGAGCTATCATCTTTAATTTGA